A single window of Pyxidicoccus xibeiensis DNA harbors:
- a CDS encoding GNAT family N-acetyltransferase produces the protein MILRNVTDEDLPIFFEHQRDAVALRMAAFPSRERDAFLTHWRTKVLRPENVTRTIVVGGLVAGYIGSWEQDGQRLVAYWMGREHWGKGIATRALSEFLVLEPIRPLHAWVAVHNVGSTRVLEKCGFRTVAQENPQHADGVAEVLMALGPK, from the coding sequence GTGATCCTGCGCAACGTTACAGATGAAGACCTCCCGATCTTCTTCGAGCACCAACGGGACGCAGTCGCGCTGCGCATGGCCGCATTCCCGTCGCGGGAACGCGATGCCTTCCTGACCCACTGGCGCACGAAGGTTCTCCGCCCCGAGAACGTGACCCGCACCATCGTTGTTGGCGGCCTGGTCGCTGGGTACATCGGCAGTTGGGAACAGGACGGCCAGCGCCTCGTCGCCTATTGGATGGGTCGCGAGCACTGGGGCAAGGGCATCGCGACACGGGCGCTCTCGGAGTTCCTCGTGCTCGAGCCGATTCGTCCGCTCCATGCGTGGGTCGCTGTCCACAACGTCGGGTCGACCCGCGTCCTCGAGAAGTGTGGCTTCCGCACGGTGGCCCAGGAGAACCCGCAGCACGCGGACGGAGTTGCTGAGGTACTCATGGCGCTTGGTCCGAAATAG
- a CDS encoding sulfurtransferase, with amino-acid sequence MHPPLLDPHAGPDALPGAVLLDARTGADVYAAGHLRGALHADLERHLSTASEPGTDPARGGRHPLPPLERWRAQVGAWGIGPETPVVVYDDKSGANAAARVWWMLRALGHRAVRVLDGGLQAAVAAGWELSTEVARPMAVRPYPADAWQLPTVDATAVDALRSQPHARVVDVRAGPRYRGETEPLDPIAGHIPGAVNLPFTENLEGSRFKSPEALRAQYLALLGDVAPERLVVHCGSGVTACHTLLAMEVAGLPGAALYVGSWSEWCRQPRPRA; translated from the coding sequence ATGCACCCTCCCCTTCTCGACCCGCATGCCGGGCCCGACGCCCTGCCAGGCGCCGTCCTCCTCGATGCCCGCACCGGTGCCGACGTCTACGCGGCCGGGCACCTGCGAGGCGCGCTGCATGCCGACCTCGAGCGCCACCTGAGCACCGCCAGTGAGCCGGGCACCGACCCGGCCCGAGGTGGCCGGCATCCCCTTCCGCCGCTGGAGCGCTGGCGTGCCCAGGTGGGCGCCTGGGGCATCGGCCCCGAGACACCGGTGGTGGTCTACGACGACAAGTCGGGAGCCAATGCCGCGGCACGGGTCTGGTGGATGCTCCGGGCCCTGGGCCACCGCGCGGTCCGGGTGCTGGACGGCGGACTCCAGGCCGCGGTGGCGGCGGGCTGGGAGCTGTCCACCGAGGTGGCTCGGCCCATGGCAGTGAGGCCCTACCCCGCCGACGCCTGGCAGCTGCCCACCGTGGATGCGACCGCGGTGGACGCGCTGCGCTCCCAGCCCCACGCGCGGGTCGTCGATGTGCGTGCCGGCCCGAGGTACCGGGGAGAGACGGAGCCGCTGGACCCCATCGCGGGCCACATCCCGGGCGCGGTGAACCTGCCCTTCACCGAGAACCTGGAGGGAAGCCGCTTCAAGTCGCCCGAGGCACTGCGCGCCCAGTACCTGGCCCTGCTCGGAGACGTGGCGCCGGAGCGACTCGTCGTGCACTGCGGCTCGGGCGTCACCGCCTGCCACACCTTGCTGGCCATGGAGGTCGCGGGCCTCCCCGGGGCGGCGCTGTACGTGGGCAGCTGGAGCGAGTGGTGCCGCCAGCCCCGTCCACGCGCGTAG
- a CDS encoding RCC1 domain-containing protein, producing the protein MKCLRLGPALLALWLVACGTDVTPSPGVPAPPAIQVLSPVAGASFEAPSVRLSGTVGTAGGLASLTARVSGGEPHVATFTETQRGQYAFTVDVTLPEGESEVRLEAEDTVGGRDWRTVRLRYTPDVTAPQVLVRSPVAGQALSVRRVRVDALVTDDKGVVSMSYAHNGGEEQPVPSRLDATGSLAFELTPRPGPNQIVLRARDARGNEGVSTVAFHFGGLASAGGLHSGVLRGGRVYAWGRNNRGQLGLGDAVTADQKAPQPVPGLEGVASIAFNQNFAVALRSDGTVWTWGENADGQLGLGTPPVTGEPHTPDVTPRRAPSRVPGLEGVVAVAPGYRHSLVLLEDGSVRAFGDNTNGQLGDGTVESRDYPVAVQGLTDVVKLIAGSMHSAALKRDGTVWLWGRNTYGNLGAGSVDPDAHATPAQVPGLVDVVDLANGRDHVLALHADGSVSSWGLNGSGQLGTGEKGDPVATPAKVKGLTDAQAVFANGNFSFARRADGSLVGWGQNFNGQLCVGDNVDRSEPTPVSTQVNPVATMGMGATHVLALRGDGSLYGWGWNLNGSLGPDAVIDRWSYTNPISVPLP; encoded by the coding sequence ATGAAATGCCTTCGTCTCGGCCCTGCGCTGCTCGCGCTGTGGCTCGTCGCCTGTGGTACGGACGTGACGCCCTCGCCGGGCGTGCCCGCGCCCCCGGCCATCCAGGTGCTGTCACCGGTGGCCGGTGCCTCTTTCGAAGCGCCCTCGGTGCGGCTGTCCGGCACGGTGGGCACCGCGGGGGGGCTGGCCTCGCTGACGGCACGGGTGAGCGGGGGTGAGCCGCACGTCGCCACCTTCACGGAGACGCAGCGGGGCCAGTACGCCTTCACCGTGGACGTCACCCTGCCCGAGGGTGAGAGCGAGGTGCGGCTGGAGGCGGAGGACACGGTGGGAGGACGCGACTGGCGCACGGTGCGCCTGCGCTACACGCCGGATGTCACCGCGCCCCAGGTGCTGGTGCGGTCGCCGGTGGCGGGACAGGCCCTGAGCGTGCGCCGCGTCCGCGTGGACGCCCTCGTCACGGACGACAAGGGCGTGGTGTCCATGTCCTACGCGCACAACGGCGGCGAGGAGCAGCCGGTGCCCTCCAGGCTGGATGCCACCGGCAGCCTCGCCTTCGAGCTGACGCCCCGTCCCGGGCCCAACCAAATCGTGCTGCGCGCCCGGGACGCGCGCGGCAACGAGGGCGTGAGCACGGTGGCCTTCCACTTCGGAGGGCTCGCGTCCGCGGGCGGGCTGCACAGCGGCGTGCTGCGCGGCGGGCGCGTCTACGCGTGGGGCCGCAACAACCGCGGACAGCTGGGCCTGGGCGACGCGGTGACGGCGGACCAGAAGGCGCCCCAGCCCGTGCCCGGCCTCGAGGGTGTGGCCTCCATCGCCTTCAACCAGAACTTCGCGGTGGCGCTGCGCTCGGACGGCACGGTGTGGACGTGGGGGGAGAACGCGGACGGGCAGCTCGGCCTGGGCACGCCTCCCGTCACGGGCGAGCCGCACACCCCGGACGTCACCCCGCGCCGCGCGCCTTCCCGGGTGCCCGGACTGGAGGGCGTGGTGGCCGTGGCGCCCGGCTACCGGCACTCGCTGGTGCTGCTGGAGGACGGCTCGGTGCGCGCCTTCGGTGACAACACCAACGGGCAGCTCGGCGACGGCACCGTCGAGTCGCGGGACTACCCGGTGGCCGTGCAGGGGCTGACGGACGTGGTGAAGCTCATCGCCGGCTCGATGCACTCGGCGGCGCTGAAGCGCGACGGCACCGTCTGGCTCTGGGGCCGCAACACCTACGGCAACCTGGGCGCGGGGAGCGTGGACCCGGATGCCCACGCCACGCCCGCGCAGGTGCCCGGGCTGGTGGACGTCGTCGACCTCGCCAACGGGAGGGACCATGTGCTGGCGCTGCATGCGGACGGCAGCGTCTCCTCGTGGGGGCTGAACGGCAGCGGGCAGCTCGGCACGGGCGAGAAGGGCGACCCCGTGGCGACGCCGGCGAAGGTGAAGGGCCTCACGGACGCGCAGGCCGTCTTCGCCAACGGCAACTTCAGCTTCGCCCGGCGAGCGGACGGCTCGCTGGTGGGCTGGGGGCAGAACTTCAACGGGCAGCTGTGCGTCGGTGACAACGTCGACCGGTCCGAGCCCACACCCGTCTCCACCCAGGTGAACCCCGTGGCCACCATGGGCATGGGCGCCACGCACGTGCTCGCCCTGCGCGGTGACGGCTCGCTGTACGGGTGGGGGTGGAACCTCAACGGCTCGCTGGGCCCCGACGCCGTCATCGACCGGTGGTCGTACACGAATCCCATCTCGGTGCCCTTGCCGTGA
- a CDS encoding di-heme oxidoreductase family protein translates to MRQRRALTALLWSLGLAACSGAEGTPPFVEPPTPDAGPEAPPPPPPPPPRHDVVEDGEDRPGGATTVATPGAVTAFKRPAANLTLERRAEFFIGEAVFEADWLPAPSASRAERDGLGPLFHSVSCVACHVGSGRGRPPEEGEVADTLLVRLSVPGVDAHGAPVPEPTYGDQLQPRGIPGVPAEGQARMRWTEVPGTFADGVPYSLAAPELLLTELAHGPLAPGTRTSARVAQPMMGLGLLAAVPESTWLEWADPDDADGDGISGRPNRVWSRREGRAVLGRFGWKANQPDLEHQNSAALLGDMGLTSPLFADEGCMEVQAACRAAPTGGAPEVSERQSRALDFYSHTLAVPGRERVDAPEVLAGKAVFHRVGCARCHRPSLTTGTLAGYPELSGQRIWPYTDGLLHDLGEALADGREDFLATGREWRTPPLWGLGRTRAVNGHTRLLHDGRARSPLEAILWHGGEAEAAREAVRHLTQAERDALVAFLDSL, encoded by the coding sequence GTGAGGCAGCGTCGCGCCCTGACCGCCCTGCTCTGGTCGCTCGGCCTCGCCGCGTGCAGTGGCGCGGAGGGCACACCGCCCTTCGTCGAGCCACCGACTCCCGACGCCGGCCCCGAAGCACCACCGCCGCCCCCTCCCCCTCCGCCGCGCCATGACGTGGTGGAGGACGGCGAGGACCGTCCCGGCGGCGCCACCACCGTGGCCACCCCGGGCGCTGTCACCGCCTTCAAGCGCCCGGCCGCCAACCTCACGCTGGAGCGCCGCGCGGAGTTCTTCATCGGCGAGGCCGTCTTCGAGGCGGACTGGCTGCCGGCCCCCAGCGCCTCCCGTGCGGAGCGGGACGGGCTGGGCCCGCTGTTCCACTCCGTCTCCTGCGTCGCCTGCCACGTGGGCAGCGGCCGGGGCCGCCCACCCGAGGAGGGAGAGGTCGCCGACACCCTGCTGGTGCGCCTGTCCGTGCCCGGTGTGGACGCGCACGGCGCACCCGTCCCCGAGCCCACGTACGGAGACCAGCTCCAGCCCCGCGGCATCCCCGGTGTGCCCGCCGAGGGCCAGGCGCGCATGCGGTGGACGGAGGTCCCCGGCACCTTCGCGGACGGCGTGCCCTACTCGCTCGCCGCGCCGGAGCTGCTGCTCACGGAACTGGCACACGGCCCGCTGGCACCGGGCACGCGCACGTCGGCCCGCGTCGCCCAGCCCATGATGGGCCTGGGCCTCCTGGCGGCCGTGCCCGAGTCGACCTGGCTGGAGTGGGCGGACCCGGACGACGCCGATGGCGATGGCATCTCCGGCCGGCCCAACCGCGTCTGGAGCCGGCGTGAGGGCCGCGCGGTGCTGGGGCGCTTCGGGTGGAAGGCCAACCAGCCGGACCTGGAGCACCAGAACTCCGCCGCGCTGCTGGGCGACATGGGCCTCACCTCGCCGCTGTTCGCGGACGAAGGCTGCATGGAGGTCCAGGCCGCGTGCCGGGCGGCGCCCACGGGCGGCGCCCCCGAGGTGAGCGAGCGGCAGTCCCGCGCGCTGGACTTCTACTCGCACACGCTGGCGGTTCCCGGGCGCGAGCGAGTGGACGCACCGGAGGTCCTCGCGGGCAAGGCCGTCTTCCACCGCGTGGGCTGCGCGCGCTGTCATCGGCCGTCGCTCACCACGGGCACGCTGGCCGGCTACCCGGAGCTTTCCGGCCAGCGCATCTGGCCGTACACGGACGGGCTGCTGCACGACCTGGGCGAGGCCCTGGCGGACGGGCGCGAGGACTTCCTCGCCACCGGCCGGGAGTGGCGCACGCCGCCGCTGTGGGGCCTGGGCCGCACGCGGGCGGTGAACGGGCACACCCGCCTGCTGCATGATGGCCGGGCACGCTCACCCCTGGAGGCCATCCTCTGGCACGGCGGTGAGGCCGAGGCCGCGCGTGAGGCCGTGCGGCACCTGACGCAAGCGGAGCGCGATGCGCTGGTGGCCTTCCTCGACTCCCTCTGA
- a CDS encoding MerR family transcriptional regulator — MSGLLYAIGEVSRITGLSVKALRLYQEKGLLLPSRVDSSSGYRYYTERDIAQAHTLRALRDLLLSLEEIRGVLEELEQGAALVEQLARVRARLADEAASAQRSVLALDTLLRHQQQAEAYLRAPPPLQERWLPGVRAAVHRARGRYSDASVFFPRLFAACGPHVAGAPFCLYHEAEYREDDADISWCVPLAPGARPEGVHVEELPEVQAATLVHTGPPDSVGPSWARLFAHLHAHERVAAVPLRETFLRVGTTDAASSSTWLTELALAWEEPGARPRP; from the coding sequence GTGAGCGGATTGCTGTACGCCATCGGCGAGGTGTCGCGAATCACCGGCCTGAGCGTGAAGGCGCTGCGCCTCTACCAGGAGAAGGGGCTGCTGTTGCCCTCGCGCGTGGACTCCTCCTCGGGCTACCGCTACTACACCGAGCGCGATATCGCCCAGGCCCATACCCTGCGCGCGCTGCGCGACCTGCTGCTGTCGCTGGAGGAGATTCGCGGGGTGCTCGAGGAGCTGGAGCAGGGCGCGGCCCTGGTCGAGCAGCTCGCGAGGGTGCGCGCCCGGCTCGCCGATGAAGCGGCCAGCGCTCAGCGGTCGGTGCTGGCGCTGGACACGCTGCTGCGGCATCAGCAACAGGCGGAGGCGTACCTGCGCGCGCCTCCGCCACTGCAGGAGCGGTGGCTTCCCGGAGTGCGGGCCGCCGTGCACCGGGCCCGGGGGCGCTACTCGGACGCGTCGGTGTTCTTCCCGCGCCTGTTCGCCGCGTGCGGCCCGCACGTGGCCGGTGCGCCCTTCTGCCTCTACCACGAGGCGGAGTACCGCGAGGACGATGCGGATATCTCCTGGTGCGTGCCCCTGGCTCCCGGAGCCCGGCCCGAGGGCGTCCACGTGGAGGAGCTGCCGGAAGTACAGGCGGCCACGCTCGTCCATACCGGGCCACCCGACTCGGTGGGCCCCTCCTGGGCGCGGCTCTTCGCCCACCTCCATGCGCACGAGCGCGTCGCGGCCGTGCCCCTGCGCGAGACCTTCCTGCGCGTGGGCACGACGGACGCGGCCTCCTCCTCCACCTGGCTCACCGAGCTCGCGCTGGCCTGGGAAGAGCCGGGGGCACGGCCGCGCCCTTGA
- a CDS encoding alpha/beta fold hydrolase: MVVALGALVLLVGVAAGAWWWMGRGLFQPGTVEQTLASRGETLEVPSGQRPDAPRWQVAPGVELHHVAVGQGRDVVVVHGGPGVPPAAPWRAAALTGDALRWHFYDQRGCGASSRPLTRAPADGTWKAMQEVEARLGLAEQLADLERIRRLLGKERLTLVGHSFGALVAALYAAEWPERVEALVLVAPAPLVTMPAGDGDLFTQVGARLDPEGRRAMEAWLAHTLDFAARLKEDEATLAGHFERFGLLYTQAVRKERPGARLPESGRPGGLLSLGLYLSLGRHHDWSAWLGRVRAPTLVIHGAEDLQPRAATARVVEALPHAQLVELAGTGHFPFEEQPEAFATTLRAFLDEVKP, translated from the coding sequence ATGGTGGTGGCACTGGGCGCACTCGTCCTGCTCGTGGGCGTGGCAGCGGGGGCGTGGTGGTGGATGGGGCGCGGGCTCTTCCAGCCGGGCACGGTGGAGCAGACGCTGGCCTCGCGAGGGGAGACGCTGGAGGTGCCCTCCGGACAGCGGCCCGACGCACCCCGCTGGCAGGTGGCGCCGGGCGTGGAGCTGCACCATGTGGCCGTGGGCCAGGGCCGGGACGTCGTCGTCGTGCATGGCGGCCCGGGAGTGCCTCCCGCGGCACCGTGGCGCGCGGCCGCCCTCACCGGTGATGCGCTGCGCTGGCACTTCTATGACCAGCGCGGCTGCGGCGCGTCCTCCCGTCCTCTCACCCGCGCTCCAGCGGACGGAACGTGGAAGGCCATGCAGGAAGTGGAGGCGCGACTGGGGCTCGCCGAGCAGCTGGCGGACCTGGAGCGCATCCGGCGCCTGCTCGGCAAGGAGCGCCTGACGCTGGTGGGGCACTCGTTCGGGGCGCTGGTGGCCGCGCTCTATGCGGCCGAGTGGCCGGAGCGGGTGGAGGCCCTCGTGCTCGTGGCGCCCGCGCCCCTGGTGACGATGCCCGCGGGGGACGGAGACCTCTTCACCCAGGTCGGTGCGCGGTTGGACCCGGAGGGACGGCGAGCGATGGAGGCGTGGCTGGCGCACACCCTGGACTTCGCCGCGCGCCTGAAGGAGGACGAGGCCACGCTGGCCGGGCACTTCGAGCGCTTCGGTCTCCTCTACACCCAGGCCGTGCGCAAGGAGCGCCCCGGTGCACGGCTGCCCGAGTCCGGCAGGCCGGGAGGGCTGCTGTCCCTGGGGCTCTACCTCAGCCTGGGACGCCACCACGACTGGAGCGCCTGGCTCGGCCGGGTGCGTGCGCCCACCCTCGTCATCCACGGCGCCGAGGACCTGCAGCCGCGTGCCGCCACCGCGCGCGTGGTAGAAGCCCTGCCTCACGCGCAGTTGGTGGAGCTGGCGGGCACCGGGCACTTCCCCTTCGAGGAGCAGCCCGAGGCCTTCGCCACCACCTTGCGCGCCTTTCTCGATGAGGTGAAGCCGTGA
- a CDS encoding AtaL-like protein: MIYSTATVPVNPAGELPLTRDQLWRGLVLKARDARLFLPPGVCTRCEVVADGEEVIIREATILGDDVKEIITFEPRTKVSFHQFKGPREGVIVNEVLEAADGSLHLKFYCLLGLRNAEPGSEQERKEQATMDSEERGYKQALLSTLARTRALVQEGRI; encoded by the coding sequence ATGATCTATTCAACCGCGACCGTGCCCGTGAACCCCGCGGGCGAGCTCCCGCTCACCCGCGACCAGCTCTGGCGGGGACTCGTCCTCAAGGCGCGTGATGCGAGGCTGTTCCTGCCGCCCGGCGTCTGCACGAGGTGCGAGGTGGTCGCCGACGGTGAGGAGGTCATCATCCGCGAGGCCACCATCCTGGGCGACGACGTGAAGGAGATCATCACCTTCGAGCCCCGGACCAAGGTGTCCTTCCACCAGTTCAAGGGGCCGCGCGAGGGCGTCATCGTCAACGAGGTGCTCGAAGCCGCCGATGGCTCGCTGCACCTGAAGTTCTACTGCCTGCTGGGCCTGAGGAACGCGGAGCCGGGGAGCGAGCAGGAGCGGAAGGAGCAGGCCACGATGGACAGCGAGGAGCGCGGCTACAAGCAGGCCCTGCTCTCGACGCTGGCGCGGACCCGGGCGCTCGTGCAGGAAGGCCGCATCTGA
- a CDS encoding RNA 2'-phosphotransferase: MATARRSEKELQALAKKSKKLSWLLRHGAREMGLAMDTAGFAHIGEVLRMTGLSRDELDEVVAENNKSRFEVRGKQVRAVQGHSQEGTPVTLDGLERSWDEVSGDATLYHGTSVAAARAILSGEGVHSAARTHVHLAATVDSKVGKRAGVDVLLVISPERLRASGLRVFRAPNGVLLARSIPAAAIVDVVACNGPGRSALAELKGRVEKEAGAFTA, from the coding sequence ATGGCCACCGCACGCCGCTCGGAGAAGGAACTCCAGGCACTCGCCAAGAAGTCGAAGAAGCTGTCCTGGTTGCTGCGTCATGGCGCCCGGGAGATGGGCCTTGCCATGGACACCGCGGGCTTCGCCCACATCGGCGAGGTGCTGCGGATGACGGGGCTGTCTCGCGACGAGCTCGACGAGGTGGTCGCGGAGAACAACAAGTCCCGCTTCGAGGTGCGGGGCAAGCAGGTGCGCGCCGTGCAGGGCCACTCGCAGGAGGGCACCCCCGTGACGCTCGACGGGCTGGAGCGCAGCTGGGACGAGGTGTCCGGAGACGCCACCCTCTACCACGGCACGTCCGTGGCCGCCGCGCGCGCCATCCTCTCCGGGGAGGGCGTTCATTCCGCGGCGCGCACCCACGTCCACCTGGCCGCCACGGTGGACTCGAAGGTGGGCAAGCGGGCCGGCGTGGACGTGCTGCTGGTCATCTCCCCCGAGCGCCTCCGGGCCTCCGGGCTGCGCGTCTTCCGGGCCCCCAACGGAGTCCTGCTCGCGCGCTCCATCCCCGCCGCCGCCATCGTGGACGTGGTGGCGTGCAATGGCCCGGGGCGCTCCGCGCTGGCGGAGCTGAAGGGCCGGGTGGAGAAGGAGGCGGGAGCCTTCACCGCTTGA
- a CDS encoding LysR family transcriptional regulator: MDTDGLRALVAFAEAGCNLTLAGRTIGLSQPAMHARLQGVAKALETALYERQGRRLQLTPDGARVLAWARDVLERERALRVELRQGQAEERVVLACGEGALVHVVAERIAPFLRERAGTLSFLVLDGPAAVAAVERGSAHLAVVAGPASSPPGLRSQPLVTAALLAVASRQHQLARAGRAVEVGALLEHRLLVPPLGRALRATLEDAAAARGRALEVAAEVTGWEAVCRLAALGVGVGIINDVVATPDLARLAVRGLPPVTYRLLMRRGRGTRLAEEVVRSLLG; this comes from the coding sequence ATGGACACGGATGGGCTTCGCGCCCTGGTGGCGTTCGCGGAGGCTGGCTGCAACCTGACGCTCGCGGGGCGCACCATCGGGCTGTCCCAGCCGGCGATGCATGCGCGGCTGCAGGGGGTGGCGAAGGCGCTGGAGACCGCCCTCTACGAGCGCCAGGGCCGGCGCCTCCAGCTCACCCCGGATGGAGCGCGCGTGCTCGCCTGGGCGCGCGATGTGCTCGAGCGGGAGCGGGCCCTGCGCGTGGAGCTGCGACAGGGCCAGGCGGAGGAGCGGGTGGTGCTCGCCTGTGGCGAGGGAGCGCTGGTGCACGTGGTGGCCGAGCGCATCGCCCCATTCCTCCGCGAGCGGGCCGGGACGCTCTCCTTCCTCGTGCTGGATGGGCCCGCCGCGGTCGCCGCGGTGGAGCGCGGCTCGGCGCACCTCGCGGTGGTGGCCGGCCCCGCATCCAGCCCTCCGGGCCTGCGCTCGCAACCCCTCGTCACCGCCGCGCTGCTGGCCGTGGCCTCGCGGCAGCACCAGCTGGCGCGGGCGGGGCGGGCGGTGGAGGTGGGGGCCCTGCTCGAGCACCGGCTCCTGGTGCCTCCACTCGGCCGCGCCCTGCGCGCCACGCTGGAGGATGCCGCCGCGGCGCGGGGCCGGGCACTCGAGGTCGCGGCGGAGGTGACGGGCTGGGAGGCGGTCTGCCGGCTCGCGGCCCTGGGCGTGGGGGTGGGCATCATCAACGACGTGGTGGCCACCCCGGACCTCGCACGCCTCGCCGTGCGCGGCCTGCCCCCGGTGACCTACCGGCTGCTGATGCGCCGTGGGCGCGGCACGCGGCTCGCCGAAGAGGTGGTGCGCAGCCTGCTCGGCTGA
- a CDS encoding outer membrane beta-barrel protein, which yields MSTLPKLAALSLVLSAPAALADDSEKGPGFSLGLRAGYGVPFGSAVGAENEGSEAPELSDSVSGMVPVQLDVGYFINSNLYLGGSFQYGFGFLAEDEDCDGDNVSCGVSQMRFGVNLAYHFAPQAKINPWLGVGAGYETLTLSISGEENGVSAEASSTAKGFEFVNAQGGVDFNVSDTVSVGPFVTYTVAQYSSTTMRIDIEGLPGDGEEEETEDIENTAIHSWLYGGVRMQVRF from the coding sequence ATGTCCACCCTTCCCAAGCTCGCCGCGCTGTCGCTCGTCCTGTCCGCCCCCGCCGCCCTTGCCGATGATTCCGAGAAGGGCCCCGGGTTCTCCCTGGGGCTTCGCGCGGGTTACGGCGTGCCCTTCGGCAGCGCCGTCGGCGCGGAGAATGAGGGGAGCGAAGCCCCGGAGCTGAGCGACTCGGTGTCCGGCATGGTGCCGGTCCAGCTGGACGTGGGCTACTTCATCAACTCCAACCTCTACCTGGGTGGCTCGTTCCAATATGGCTTCGGGTTCCTGGCCGAGGACGAGGACTGCGATGGCGACAACGTGAGCTGCGGCGTGAGCCAGATGCGCTTCGGTGTGAACCTGGCCTACCACTTCGCCCCGCAGGCGAAGATCAACCCCTGGCTGGGCGTGGGCGCGGGCTACGAGACCCTCACCCTGTCCATCTCCGGTGAGGAGAATGGCGTGTCCGCCGAGGCCAGCAGCACCGCCAAGGGCTTCGAGTTCGTCAACGCCCAGGGCGGTGTCGACTTCAACGTCAGCGACACCGTCTCCGTGGGCCCCTTCGTCACGTACACCGTGGCGCAGTACTCGTCGACCACCATGCGCATCGACATCGAGGGCCTCCCCGGCGACGGCGAGGAAGAGGAGACGGAGGACATCGAGAACACGGCCATCCACTCCTGGCTGTACGGCGGCGTGCGGATGCAGGTGCGCTTCTAG